The window GCGGCGGAATCAAGGGGGGACACTACCATTCCCAGAGCCCGGAGGCGCACTTCATCCACACCGCGGGGTTGGTCGTCGTGTCGCCCTCCACCCCCGCGGACGCCAAGGGGCTGCTGGCCTCGGCGATCCGCGGGCCGGACCCGGTCCTGTTTTTCGAGCCGAAGGCGCTCTACCGGACGGTGAAAGGGGAAGTCCCCGAAGGAGAGCACCTGGTGCCGTTCGGGAAGGGGCGGATCGCGCGGCCGGGCGAGGACGTGACGCTGGTGGCCTGGGGCGCCATGGTCCCGGTGGCCGAGAAGGCGGCGGACGCCGTCGCCGCGGAGGGGGTCCGGGTCGAGGTGATCGATCCGCGCACGCTGTGGCCGCTCGACATCGCCCTGATCGAGGATTCCGTGAACCGCACCGGGAGGGCGGTGGTCCTCCATGAAGCGCCCCGCGCCTGCGGTTTCGGGGCGGAAGTGGCCGCGCTGGTCCAGGAGCGCTGCTTCCTCCATCTGAAGGCGCCGATCGCCCGCGTGACGGGGTACGACACTCCGTTCCCGTACGCCCTCGAGAAAACGTACCTGCCGGACCCGGAGAAGACCGCGGGCGCGATCCGCGCCGCGATGAACTTCTGACATATACGCCAAGGGAAAGGAGTCCCTGAGGAAATGTCGATCGAGCTGAAGCTCCCCGACATCGGGGAAGGGATCGCGGAGGGGGAGATCGTGCGGTGGCTGGTCGCGGAAGGGGCGGCCGTCAAGGAGGACGACCCGCTCGTCGAGGTCATGACCGACAAGGCGAACGTCGAGATCCCCTCGCCCGCCGGCGGCGTCCTGGCGAA is drawn from Thermodesulfobacteriota bacterium and contains these coding sequences:
- a CDS encoding alpha-ketoacid dehydrogenase subunit beta — encoded protein: MTQATLLQAIRDTLHEEMARDPRVVVMGEDVGREGGVFRVTEGLHAKFGPDRVLDMPLNEGGIVGMAIGMALNGLRPVVEIEFADFIFPAFDQIVSELAKLRYRSGGQFPAPVVIRAPSGGGIKGGHYHSQSPEAHFIHTAGLVVVSPSTPADAKGLLASAIRGPDPVLFFEPKALYRTVKGEVPEGEHLVPFGKGRIARPGEDVTLVAWGAMVPVAEKAADAVAAEGVRVEVIDPRTLWPLDIALIEDSVNRTGRAVVLHEAPRACGFGAEVAALVQERCFLHLKAPIARVTGYDTPFPYALEKTYLPDPEKTAGAIRAAMNF
- a CDS encoding biotin/lipoyl-containing protein — translated: MSIELKLPDIGEGIAEGEIVRWLVAEGAAVKEDDPLVEVMTDKANVEIPSPAGGVLA